One window of the Megalops cyprinoides isolate fMegCyp1 chromosome 2, fMegCyp1.pri, whole genome shotgun sequence genome contains the following:
- the si:ch211-1a19.3 gene encoding uncharacterized protein si:ch211-1a19.3, with protein sequence MASSKSSQTTRNIVIAFLALWSVISLIIIVVWATSPDMKSATQCRAEMQDLTNKYKDSKITWQKDKEALEEMVEAGRENQTTLRREIDVLMGRLNDTNTTLSACQEENVILNGNVTALENEVEAHVKTEANLTAEVELQKERVERLEQNMTQIFHQQESCKALLTAAKSQQQAAESQTNACESSKQYVQKQLQKCKSQGSTALEPQKTGNGVSGHHTNTLATFLCIMSLHFLSS encoded by the exons ATGGCCAGCTCCAAGTCATCCCAAACCACACGCAACATTGTCATCGCATTTCTGGCGCTGTGGTCTGTGATTTCTCTCATCATCATTGTGGTGTGGGCAACCTCACCTGACATGAAGAGTGCCACCCAATGTAGAGCAGAGATGCAGGACTTGACGAACAAGTATAAAGACAGCAAAATAACATGGCAAAAAGACAAGGAAGCCTTGGAGGAGATGGTGGAGGCAGGCCGGGAAAACCAGACAACACTGCGCAGAGAGATTGATGTTCTTATGGGGAGACTAAACGACACCAACACGACCCTAAGTGCCTGTCAGGAGGAGAAT GTCATTTTGAATGGAAATGTAACAGCCCTGGAAAATGAAGTTGAGgcacatgtaaaaactgaagcTAACCTCACTGCAGAAGTCGAACTACAAAAAG AGCGAGTTGAGCGCCTGGAGCAGAATATGACACAGATTTTCCATCAGCAGGAGTCATGTAAGGCCTTGCTTACTGCTGCAAAGAGCCAACAGCAAGCAGCTGAGAGCCAAACGAATGCTTGCGAGTCCAGCAAGCAATACGTACAAAAGCAACT GCAAAAGTGCAAGAGTCAAGGCTCAACTGCTTTGGAGCCACAAAAGACTGGTAACGGAGTATCTGGACACCACACTAACACCCTGGCCACGTTCCTCTGTATTATGAGCctgcattttctgtcttctt GA